One Pseudochaenichthys georgianus chromosome 7, fPseGeo1.2, whole genome shotgun sequence DNA segment encodes these proteins:
- the dnmt3ba gene encoding DNA (cytosine-5-)-methyltransferase 3 beta, duplicate a, producing the protein MASPVLVTPESNSKDKSSRHYLVVWINNLLKTRFKDVRQMGSGACHCQMMDLVVPGSVDMTQVKFGVQSDDDCMHNFGLLCKAFDKSSITKTIPIVELIRGDSQINFEFIKWFKALYLANQKRQGYDPVRARRGKNISPTVATTNLLIEDLQSSSGNFLFNEKWMYIYDWADQSPLGDNYTYCRACNRSLKTLQRGPVELRRHADTNKHKKRTRIYQKTVRQSQLSETLPCSDAAVSFINKHCYTGPAKSEHKARLFARCRLGSQYPTDITSACQHTPYCLYIFGGEPLGKDDTVSVVLVGFFDVDASGHCLQFLDALRSEDGTGAKKKAAAVVETVKKFGLHTDNLVAVYSDDDGADSEQICTQLRELNPNIVAIGGLYAIADASCHAGIKALSNQVQEFMVDMHAHHSSCSTKNDDLTAVFGSDISADDPLDLNCLKFCLLVTNILEVWTGLIAYFKSCDGEDEKAKSVCSQLQDPKVRATFLFLQHALKPLHSFQSRLQAEEEADRADMLLILQEASKLLSTYTSYFLRPEAAGRFLKERDARILKDKSFHLSGSEINVGGKAVEDFEEEALSFYAALTGCIAEKLPLGEETLRSISQLLNPRSRQEVTGKSVGELGASLGICSSGEEEGLIAEFLEYQKAEGGGSSAQVPLEEHWAGVLKDTKPGSGFRKLVLTLLALPCPPLEAQHVFTQALGAEEATLFSESEALTESDSELTSDGCPSDNNRCKDPRIHAEAMNGLKVKHCEVRLTKINDDENGDDGKEMSTRGSFGWESSLRQKPQARAVFQAGASTWSTPQPVDQDSRKGLESQEEGSQAEESSPMSKPTPRNRRKHIYTDGKGFLRGELIWGKVKGFSWWPGMVIPWKSKSSPPGMRRVEWFGDGMFSESYTEGLMVFSAFNKCFCKNSYASLPVYKEAIYQIIELAGERCGKSFSAKGGTKEKELKLMLDWASEGFLPSGPEGFLPPDAAAAVLETSDSAPSDYQPPPKRKYVFKNKAITPAIIYNRELIREKVKEEGKTIEDFCLSCGSTELQVQHPLFEGGLCLRCKENFTETLFRYDEDGYQSYCTVCCAGQEVILCGNTSCCRCFCKGCLEILVGPGTFDAVKDMDPWSCYMCKPALCAGNLKLRPDWSVKVQDFFANNSAMAFEPHRVYPSIPADQRRPIRVLSLFDGIATGYLVLKDLGFKLDRYIASEICEDSIAVGLIKHEGKIEYVNDVRTITRKHLAEWGPFDLLIGGSPCNDLSMVNPLRKGLFEGTGRLFFEFYRLLTLMKPKEGDDRPFFWLFENVVFMSGHDKSDICRFLECNPILIDAVKVSPAHRARYFWGNLPGMNRPLATAMDDKVGLQDCLERGRMAMFEKVRTITTKSNSIRQGKMGPLPVTMNGKEDYLWCTEMEQIFGFPKHYTDVNNMGRAQRQRVLGRSWSVPVIRHLFAPLKDYFECE; encoded by the exons ATGGCGAGTCCCGTGCTTGTGACTCCGGAATCCAACAGCAAAGATAAAAGCAGCCGTCACTATCTGGTGGTCTGGATAAACAACCTGCTGAAGACCCGATTCAAAGATGTGCGGCAGATGGGTTCAG GTGCGTGCCACTGTCAGATGATGGACTTGGTCGTTCCCGGCTCCGTGGACATGACCCAGGTGAAGTTTGGTGTGCAAAGTGACGACGACTGTATGCACAACTTCGGTCTCCTCTGCAAGGCTTTCGACAAGAGCAGCATCACTAAG ACAATTCCCATCGTGGAGCTCATACGAGGGGACTCTCAAATCAACTTCGAGTTCATAAAGTGGTTCAAAGCTCTCTACCTGGCCAATCAGAAAAGGCAAGGGTACGACCCGGTGAGAGCTCGGAGGGGAAAGAACATCAGCCCCACTGTCGCAACCACTAACCTGCTCATAG AGGATTTACAGAGCTCGTCCGGTAATTTCCTTTTCAACGAAAAGTGGATGTATATTTACGACTGGGCCGACCAGAGTCCTCTCGGCGATAACTACACCTACTGCCGCGCCTGCAACCGCAGCCTGAAGACATTGCAGAGAGGCCCCGTTGAACTCCGGCGACACGCGGACACTAACAAGCACAAGAAAAGGACTCGAATCTACCAGAAGACCGTGAGGCAGAGCCAGCTGTCCGAAACGCTGCCGTGTAGCGACGCCGCCGTTAGCTTCATCAACAAGCACTGCTACACCGGCCCGGCTAAATCTGAACACAAGGCTCGACTCTTTGCTCGCTGCCGTTTGGGGTCTCAGTACCCCACAGATATCACCTCCGCCTGCCAGCACACGCCTTACTGCCTGTACATCTTCGGAGGGGAACCGCTGGGAAAAGACGACACAGTGTCCGTGGTCCTCGTTGGGTTTTTCGACGTCGACGCCTCCGGTCATTGCTTACAATTTCTGGATGCTCTTCGGTCAGAGGACGGCACCGGAGCGAAAAAAAAAGCCGCGGCGGTGGTGGAGACGGTGAAGAAGTTCGGGTTGCACACGGATAATCTCGTGGCTGTTTATTCGGATGACGATGGCGCGGATTCGGAGCAGATCTGCACACAACTCAGGGAACTCAACCCCAATATAGTCGCTATAGGGGGGCTGTACGCCATCGCCGATGCTTCCTGCCACGCTGGGATCAAGGCGCTCTCCAATCAGGTCCAAGAGTTCATGGTGGACATGCACGCCCACCACTCCTCCTGCTCTACGAAGAACGATGACCTCACGGCTGTTTTCGGCTCGGACATCAGTGCAGACGATCCGCTTGATCTCAACTGCCTTAAGTTCTGCCTGTTAGTCACCAACATATTGGAAGTATGGACGGGTCTCATCGCGTACTTTAAGTCTTGTGACGGCGAAGATGAGAAAGCCAAGTCCGTCTGCTCCCAGCTGCAGGACCCCAAAGTCAGAGCCACGTTTCTGTTCCTGCAGCACGCGTTGAAACCTCTGCACAGTTTCCAGAGTCGCCTGCAGGCGGAGGAGGAAGCGGACCGAGCCGACATGCTGCTCATCCTGCAGGAGGCCAGTAAACTGCTGAGCACCTACACCTCGTACTTCCTCCGTCCTGAGGCTGCCGGTCGCTTCCTCAAGGAACGAGACGCCCGAATCCTTAAAGACAAGAGTTTCCATCTGTCTGGCTCGGAGATCAATGTGGGAGGGAAAGCAGTGGAAGACTTCGAGGAGGAGGCGCTGTCTTTCTACGCCGCACTCACAG GTTGCATCGCAGAGAAGCTTCCTCTCGGTGAGGAGACGCTCCGGAGCATCTCTCAGCTGCTGAACCCTCggagcagacaggaagtgacgGGGAAATCAGTCGGGGAACTCGGGGCTTCGCTGGGAATCTGCAGCTCCGGGGAGGAGGAGGGACTCATCGCTGAATTCCTGGAGTACCAGAAggctgaggggggggggagctctGCACAG GTTCCTCTGGAGGAGCACTGGGCCGGCGTACTGAAGGACACTAAGCCCGGATCAGGGTTCAGGAAGCTGGTTCTGACCCTGCTGGCTCTGCCCTGCCCGCCCCTGGAGGCGCAGCATGTTTTTACCCAG GCTCTGGGAGCTGAAGAGGCCACGCTGTTCTCCGAGAGTGAAGCTTTAACAGAAAGTGATTCTGAGCTCACGTCCGACGGATGTCCCTCTGATAACAACCGCTGCAAGGACCCCCGAATCCACGCTGAAG CAATGAATGGTCTCAAAGTAAAGCATTGTGAAGTCCGCCTCACAAAGATAAACG ACGATGAGAATGGAGACGATGGCAAAGAG ATGTCCACTAGGGGGAGTTTTGGCTGGGAGAGCAGCTTGCGGCAGAAACCTCAGGCCCGCGCAGTGTTTCAGGCGGGTGCTAGCACCTGGTCCACCCCCCAACCTGTcgatcaggacagcagaaagggTCTGGAGTCCCAGGAAGAGGGG tctcAGGCAGAAGAATCATCTCCGATGAGTAAACCCACTCCAAGAAATCGCCGGAAACACATCTACACG GACGGGAAGGGGTTCCTGCGCGGGGAGTTGATCTGGGGGAAAGTGAAGGGTTTCTCCTGGTGGCCCGGGATGGTGATCCCCTGGAAAAGTAAATCCTCTCCCCCCGGGATGAGGAGGGTCGAGTGGTTCGGAGACGGGATGTTCTCGGAG AGCTACACGGAGGGTCTCATGGTCTTCAGTGCCTTCAATAAGTGCTTCTGCAAAAACTCCTACGCCAGCCTGCCCGTCTACAAGGAAGCCATTTACCAGATCATCGAG CTGGCCGGTGAGCGCTGTGGGAAGTCGTTCTCTGCGAAAGGAGGAACCAAAGAGAAGGAGCTGAAGCTGATGCTGGACTGGGCCTCTGAGGGTTTCCTGCCCTCCGGCCCCGAGGGATTCCTGCCTCCTG ATGCCGCCGCCGCTGTTCTGGAAACTTCTGACTCGGCCCCGTCTGACTACCAGCCTCCACCGAAAAGgaaatatgtttttaaaaacaAGGCAATCACACCCGCCATCATCTATAACCGAG AATTGATTCGAGAAAAGGTCAAAGAGGAGGGGAAAACGATTGAAG atttctGCTTGTCTTGTGGATCCACTGAGCTTCAGGTGCAGCACCCGCTGTTCGAAGGTGGTCTTTGTCTCAGATGCAAG GAGAACTTCACAGAGACGCTGTTCCGTTACGATGAAGACGGGTACCAGTCGTACTGCACCGTGTGCTGCGCCGGACAGGAAGTCATCCTGTGTGGAAACACCAGCTGCTGCAG GTGTTTCTGTAAGGGCTGTCTGGAGATCCTGGTGGGTCCGGGGACCTTCGACGCTGTGAAGGATATGGATCCGTGGAGCTGCTACATGTGTAAACCCGCTCTGTGTGCCGGGAACCTCAAACTGAGGCCGGACTGGAGCGTCAAGGTCCAGGACTTCTTCGCCAACAACAGCGCCATGGCCTTC GAGCCTCACAGAGTCTACCCCTCCATCCCCGCTGATCAGCGCCGACCAATCAGAGTGCTCTCGCTTTTCGACGGCATCGCAACAG GCTACCTGGTGCTCAAAGACCTGGGCTTCAAGCTCGATCGCTACATCGCCTCAGAGATCTGCGAGGACTCCATCGCCGTGGGGCTGATAAAGCACGAGGGGAAGATCGAATACGTCAACGATGTTCGAACCATCACCAGGAAACAC ctgGCGGAGTGGGGTCCGTTTGACCTTCTGATCGGAGGCAGTCCATGCAACGACCTCTCCATGGTCAACCCTCTGAGGAAAGGATTATTCG AGGGAACTGGACGTCTGTTCTTTGAGTTTTACCGCCTGCTGACGCTCATGAAGCCGAAGGAGGGCGACGACCGCCCGTTCTTCTGGCTGTTTGAGAACGTGGTGTTCATGAGCGGCCACGATAAATCAGACATCTGCAGATTCCTGGAG TGTAATCCGATCCTCATCGATGCAGTGAAGGTCAGTCCTGCTCACCGAGCGCGATACTTCTGGGGAAACCTCCCCGGCATGAACAG ACCTCTGGCTACGGCTATGGATGATAAAGTCGGCCTGCAGGACTGCTTGGAACGCGGGCGCATGGCAATG TTTGAAAAGGTCCGCACCATCACAACAAAGTCCAACTCGATCCGGCAGGGGAAGATGGGCCCGCTGCCCGTCACCATGAACGGAAAAGAGGATTACCTGTGGTGCACGGAGATGGAACA GATCTTTGGCTTCCCCAAACACTACACCGATGTGAACAACATGGGTCGAGCTCAGAGGCAGCGAGTGCTCGGGAGATCCTGGAGCGTCCCGGTGATCCGACACCTGTTCGCCCCGCTGAAGGACTACTTTGAATGTGAATAA